AGGGGCTGGCCGTCAGCTGATCGAGACCGCGACGACCAGGCCCAGCGCGAGGTGTGCGGCCGCGACCACGATGCTGGCCGGGGCGAACACCTCGCTCTCGATCGTGCCGCGCACGTCGATCCGGGTCGACCACTCCAGCAGCCGCACCGCGAGCACCTGCACGACGATGCCGAGCAGGCCGTAGACCAGCGACGTGATCAGGCCCTCGGTCAGGTCGCTGGCCGAGTTGAAGATCGCGACGACCACGATGAACGCCATCGACAGCATCCCGGACGCGGTGACGACCACCGCGTTCGGCAGCCCGCGCCGCACCAGGTCGGACAGCTTGCCGGGGGTGGTCCAGTCGATCGCGTAGAAGCCGACCAGCATCAGCAGCAGGCCGATGACGCCGTACAGCAGGATCGCGCCGATCCCGCGCACGAGTTCGGATCCGAACGTGCCGGACAGCGCGAGGGTCGAGGTCACGGGGTCTCCCAGTTCAGTGGCGGATTTGCTCGCGGGTGGTTTATCACGTTTGCGGGATGCGGTGTGGGACGAACGCGGCACCGTCGTCGGTGACGAGACCGGCGGTTTCCCGGATTCCCAGGCCGGCCGCGTTGTCCCCGACGATCCACGCGCCCAGCGCCGGGCGGAACCCGTCGAACTCGGGCAGCGGGTCGAACGCCTGGTAGACGTAGCCCTCGGCGCCGTAGACGCCGCCCGTCTCGGTCTCGTAGCCGGGCGCGACGATCTGCACGTTCGCGCCCTCGCGGCCCAGCTTCGGCTTGCGCACGTACTCGGTGAGGATGCCGGGCTGGTCGGCGAACGCGGGCAGCAGGTTCGGGTGACCCGGGTAGTTCTCCCACAGGATCGCCAGCAGCGTCTTGTTGGACAGCAGCATCTTCCACAGCGGCTCGATCCACAGCGTCCGCGGCAGCGACTCGGCGGCGAAACGGCCGAACTCCTCCTCGACCACCCATTCCCACGGGTAGAGCTTGACCACGGTGTTCATCGGCGCCTCTTCGAGGTCGACGAACCGCTGGAGCACCGGGTCCCAGCCGATCTCCTCGATCGCCAGCCCCACCGTGTCCAGGCCGGCCTCGGCGGCGGTCTCCTGCAGGTAGGACGTCGTGATGTGGTCCTCACCGGTGGGGTCGGCGCTGGACCAGGTGAAGTACAGCTCGTTGGTGGGCAGCTGCCCGCGGATCTCCTGCCAGCGTTCGACCAGCCGCTCGTGCACCGAGTTCCACTGGTCGTCGTCCGGGAACACCGCGGTCTTCCAGTGCCACTGCAACACCGACGCCTCCAGCAGCGAGGTCGGCGTGTCGGCGTTGTACTCCAGCAGCTTCGCCGGGCCGCGGCCGTCGTAGCGCAGGTCGAACCGGCCGTAGACGTGCGGGTCGCGGCGCTTCCACGACTCCGCGATGTGCGGCCACACCCATTCCGGGATGCCGAACTCGCGGTAGCGCTCGGTCAGCACCACGTTGTCGACGGCCTCCAGGCACATCGAGTGCAGCAGCTCGACGTCGGCCTCCAGGCTGAGCACCTCGTCCATCTCCAGGACGTAGTGCACCGACTCGTCCCAGTACGGCCGCTCGTGGCCGGAGCCGTAGCGGGCCGGGGTGCCGAACACCAGGCCCTGCTCCTCGACGATGCGCTGCCAGTCCCGCCGAGGCTGGGCGGTCCCCCTTCGCACCTAGGATCCCCCGCTCTTCCCGCCACCACCGCTGGTCTTGCCGCTGATGCCGAAACCGCCGCGCTGGACGGTCTTGCCGGAGCTGGTCTTGACCGTGGTGTTGCCGGACGGCTTGGTGTAGGTGCCGCCGGACACGGGCTGGCCGATCGCGCCGGTGCCGCCGTAGTTGTAGCGGTACTGCCTGTAACCGCCGCCGTTGGGGAGCGGG
The sequence above is a segment of the Amycolatopsis viridis genome. Coding sequences within it:
- a CDS encoding glutathionylspermidine synthase family protein gives rise to the protein MRRGTAQPRRDWQRIVEEQGLVFGTPARYGSGHERPYWDESVHYVLEMDEVLSLEADVELLHSMCLEAVDNVVLTERYREFGIPEWVWPHIAESWKRRDPHVYGRFDLRYDGRGPAKLLEYNADTPTSLLEASVLQWHWKTAVFPDDDQWNSVHERLVERWQEIRGQLPTNELYFTWSSADPTGEDHITTSYLQETAAEAGLDTVGLAIEEIGWDPVLQRFVDLEEAPMNTVVKLYPWEWVVEEEFGRFAAESLPRTLWIEPLWKMLLSNKTLLAILWENYPGHPNLLPAFADQPGILTEYVRKPKLGREGANVQIVAPGYETETGGVYGAEGYVYQAFDPLPEFDGFRPALGAWIVGDNAAGLGIRETAGLVTDDGAAFVPHRIPQT
- a CDS encoding DUF350 domain-containing protein encodes the protein MTSTLALSGTFGSELVRGIGAILLYGVIGLLLMLVGFYAIDWTTPGKLSDLVRRGLPNAVVVTASGMLSMAFIVVVAIFNSASDLTEGLITSLVYGLLGIVVQVLAVRLLEWSTRIDVRGTIESEVFAPASIVVAAAHLALGLVVAVSIS